A region of the Stieleria neptunia genome:
ATCGGCGGATTGATGATCACCTATTTCACACTCGCCAGAATCGCCGGGGAGGACGGCAGTTTGCTGTCGGCGTTTTCGCTGATCGCCGACCGTGACCCGGACGCCTTCCGATCGCTGGGAACGGCCGACGAAGACGTTTCCTGGCCGACACTTTTTACGGGCGTCTTGCTGCTGAACTTTTTCTATTGGTCGACCAACCAACAGATCATCCAGCGGACGTTCGGCGCCAAAAACCTGGCCGAGGGCCAAAAGGGCGTCCTGTTGGCGGCGTTCTTCAAAATCCTGGCACCGCTGATCTTGGTGTTGCCGGGGATCGCGGCGGCGTACTTGGTCGCGACGAATCCCGAGTTCGCCGAACGCGTTGACGCGACGAGCGACGGGGCGGCCAATCGGGCCTACGGCACGTTGGTGGTCTCGGTCTTGCCCGAGTCGTTGGTGGGATTTTTTGCCGCCGTGGTCGTCGGTTCGATCTTGTCGACGTTCAATTCCGTGCTCAACAGCAGCGCGACCTTGTTTTCGCTGGACATTTACAAAAAATTCATTCGTCCCCAGGCCTCGACACACCGGGTCGTGCTCTCCGGCCAGCTCTGCAGCTTTGTCGTCGCCGTGTTTGCCGTGATCGCCGCCCCCACGTTTTTCCACGGCCGTGAAGGGGTGTTTGGGTTCTTTCAAAAACTCAACGGAATCTACTTCATCCCGATCCTGGCGATCATGTTGGTCGGCCTGACCAACCGCACCGTCGACGGGATGTCCGCGATGATCACGCTGATCGTCGGCTTGACGGCGATGTCGATCGGCACGTTCTTGAGTGGCCAGAGCGAAACGGAAACGGGCTGGGTGATCGGAACGTTTGGCTCGGGGTATCACTTCATGGGCGTCGTCTTCTTGGGGCTGGTCGTGTTGCAGTTGGTCCTCGGCGCGGTGGGGTTCCGTCGCAGCACACCCTACGTCCAACAAGACGTGGGGGCGGTCGACCTGACTCCCTGGAAAGCCGCTCCCTACGTCGGCGGCGGGCTGATCCTGCTGGCCGTTTCGCTCTATGTGGTCTTTGCGATCTGATCGCAGGCGGGCGATCGCGGCGGGCGACGGACCTGAGCGACGACCAAGGGGTTTCGTCGCGCTCTCCCCTGGGCATCGGTGCGAAGCATGTTTTAGCGGTAGGACGCGAGCGGGCTGTCGATTGAGTCGGGATCTGCTGAGTCAATGGTGAGCCGCTGGCCGTAAGGCCTCGGGCAGCGTCGCAGTGCCCGGCCGCTGACGCGGCGCGCGGCTCACAAAAACGACAGCCCGCGAGCCCTCCGGTAGGTTGGCAGCGATGAGGAACCGGAGGGCTGGCGCCCTGCCGCTAACTCCACGTAAAACACAGAAAAGAGATGCTTCACAGCGCTCCCCCTGGGCATCGGAACCTGCACGTCTCTTGCATGTCAGAGGTTCCTGGGGCGGCGCAACCATCGCAAAGGCTCGGTTTGCTTGCCCCGGGCGATGGAGCTGCATGCCCTTGGGGCCAAAAGCGACTTGCCCACACGCCGAGGCGGCAAAGGGAAGTCAGCACGCCCAGGACGACGCATTGCGGGGACGCGATGTGCGCAAACGCCACGACTCAACTTCTTCTGGCGCACAACTGGATTTTGCCTCCAGTGTTTCGACCGAGTCGTTTATACTGCGGCTGAAATTTGGCGGGGCTTTGCCACCAATGAGAACCGAGGCAGAAAATCTGGGCCAAGAGGGCTGCCGAGAGGCGAATGAGCGATTTTTGCCGAGCAAATATCCGAGCATACTGCTAGCGTCATCGCGATGGATGCACCTCCAGAGAACCCTCCCGCAAATCCGTCTGACGAAACACACGGCCGCCCGTCGCGCAACGACGAAACGCGTTTATCCAACTCGCTTGAATCGAGTATGAGTTCGCCGCTGACGGCGGGCCAACGCTTTGGCGATTTCCGCATTCGCGAGCTGATCGGTCGCGGCAAGGCCGGATTTGTCTATTCGGCCGACGACTTATTGGCCAAGCGGCGTTGTGCACTGAAGTTGTTGTGCCGCATGTCGTCCCACGATCTGTATCGCAACAAGCTGGGCTTCCGTCGGATGTCTCCGTTTCGGCACCCCTGCCTGCTCCGCACGGACCGGATCGAGATCATCGAGAAGTACACCGTCTTGTCGATGGAAGAGATCGAG
Encoded here:
- a CDS encoding solute:sodium symporter family transporter, with amino-acid sequence MTIATFLFFTALVAVATWWVTRGGGESTDESYFLAGRSLTGVFIAGSLLLTNLSTEQLIGLNAAAFTEGLSVMAWEVVAGISLVALALVFLPRYLKSGIATIPQFFEARYGGGVRTLTTFLFVIAYMLILLPFVLYLGANGLSGMLELESRLNLTQLQTIWMVIIFIAAVGGAYAIWGGLKAVAVSDTFNGAGLLIGGLMITYFTLARIAGEDGSLLSAFSLIADRDPDAFRSLGTADEDVSWPTLFTGVLLLNFFYWSTNQQIIQRTFGAKNLAEGQKGVLLAAFFKILAPLILVLPGIAAAYLVATNPEFAERVDATSDGAANRAYGTLVVSVLPESLVGFFAAVVVGSILSTFNSVLNSSATLFSLDIYKKFIRPQASTHRVVLSGQLCSFVVAVFAVIAAPTFFHGREGVFGFFQKLNGIYFIPILAIMLVGLTNRTVDGMSAMITLIVGLTAMSIGTFLSGQSETETGWVIGTFGSGYHFMGVVFLGLVVLQLVLGAVGFRRSTPYVQQDVGAVDLTPWKAAPYVGGGLILLAVSLYVVFAI